One genomic window of Dama dama isolate Ldn47 chromosome 7, ASM3311817v1, whole genome shotgun sequence includes the following:
- the LOC133059144 gene encoding LOW QUALITY PROTEIN: histone H2A type 1-A (The sequence of the model RefSeq protein was modified relative to this genomic sequence to represent the inferred CDS: deleted 2 bases in 2 codons) has product MSGRGQQGRKAHAKAKTRSSKAGLQFPVGRIYLLLRKGNYAERVGAGASVHLAGVLEYLMAEILELVGDASRDKKQPRIIPCHLQLAIRNDEELNKLVGSVTVAQGGVLPNIQAVLLPKKTESHHHEVQS; this is encoded by the exons ATGTCCGGTCGTGGGCAGCAAGGACGCAAGGCCCATGCAAAGGCGAAAACTCGCTCATCCAAAGCAGGTTTGCAGTTTCCGGTGGGCAGGATCTACCTCCTGCTCCGC AAGGGCAACTACGCCGAGCGCGTTGGGGCAGGTGCGTCAGTACACTTGGCAGGGGTGTTGGAGTACCTAATGGCTGAGATCTTAGAATTAGTAGGTGATGCATCACGTGACAAGAAGCAG CCGCGCATCATTCCTTGCCATTTGCAGCTGGCCATCCGTAATGATGAGGAGCTTAACAAGCTCGTGGGGAGTGTGACTGTTGCTCAGGGTGGCGTCCTGCCGAATATCCAGGCTGTGCTGCTACCCAAAAAGACCGAGAGCCACCATCACGAAGTACAGAGCTAG